The nucleotide window TCTCGAGCGTGAGGAGAAGATCCGCCTGCTCCGGGATTTCTTCTCCTTCAACCACGCCCGGCGCTTCGTCGAGCTGCCGCGCCTGCGGGAACTGTGGGAACTGCGCGGGGGGGACGGCCGCGTGATGGATCCCGAGGTCGTCACCCGCTTCGAGGACCAGGACATCCTCGACCTGCAGGTCGGTTTCAACCTGGCCTGGTGCGGGCACACCCTGCGCGAGGATCCCCGGATCGCCCGTCTCTTCGTGAAGGGCCGGGATTTCAGCGAGGAGGAGAAGCGCGAACTGCTGCAGGTCCAGCGCGATTTCCTGGGCGAGATCCTGCCCGCCTACGCCGAAGCGGCGGGGCTCGGACAGGTAGAGCTGTCCTGCACGCCTCTCACACATCCCATCCTGCCGTTGCTCTGCGATCTCGCGGTCGCCCGCGAGGCGAAACCCGATCTGCTGTTGCCCGCGACGTCGTTCCTGCACCCCGGCGACGCCTGGTTCCATGTGCGGACGGCCCTGGACGAGATGGAGCGGTACTGCGGCGTGCGTCCCCGGGGCATGTGGCCGGCCGAAGGATCGATCAGCGAACGGGCCCTGCGCGTCTTCGAGACGGAGGGTCTGGACTGGGTGGCCACCGATCAGGGCGTTCTCGCCAATTCCTGGCGGAAGGCCGGCGCCGCAGCGCCGGCGGCGGCCCACTTCCAGCCTTACCGCTGGGGCGGCAGCGGTGCCCCAGCGGTGTTCTTCCGCGATACGGGCCTGTCGGACAACCTGGGCTTCCGCTACCAGTCGTGGCCCGCGGCGGACGCGGTGGCCGACCTCCTCTACCACCTGGACGGGATCCGCCACGAACTGCCCGCGGACGGGGAGTATCTCGTGCCGCTGATCCTGGACGGTGAGAATCCCTGGGAGTGCTACCCCGACAACGGCATCGATTTCCTGCAGCGCCTGTACGCGGGAATCGCCGACGCAGACCACCTGGCGTGGACCACCTTCAGCGAATTCCTCGACCGCGACGGCGTAGACCCCGCGATCCTGCCGTCGGTCTGCGCCGGTTCCTGGATCCGCGGCGACTTCACGACCTGGATCGGCCATCCCGAGAAGAACCGGGGCTGGGAGTATCTCGCCGGGGTCCGCGCGGACTTCGAGCGGAAGCTCGCGGAGGCGGGCGCCCTGATCGACGTGAAGCTGGCGGACGGCACGACCGTCACCGCACCTGATCCCGCCCGGGTCGGGCCCGGCGGCAGGGACGCCTTGTCGCGCGCCATGACGGCCCTGGCCAACGCCGAGAGCAGCGACTGGTTGTGGTGGTACGGAGACGACAATCCCACGGACTTCGGGCGCGAGTTCGACGCCCTGTTCAGGCGTCATCTCGCCAACGTCTCGACCTTGCTGGGCGACGACCCCGATCCGTCGCTGGCCGTTCC belongs to bacterium and includes:
- a CDS encoding glycoside hydrolase, coding for MTEKRLSVAVLWHMHQPDYVDGVSGRPAMPWVRLHAQFSYYDMVRLVLEEPRAKAVFNLVPSLLRQLDDAAAGRTEDDFLVLSRRSPETLEREEKIRLLRDFFSFNHARRFVELPRLRELWELRGGDGRVMDPEVVTRFEDQDILDLQVGFNLAWCGHTLREDPRIARLFVKGRDFSEEEKRELLQVQRDFLGEILPAYAEAAGLGQVELSCTPLTHPILPLLCDLAVAREAKPDLLLPATSFLHPGDAWFHVRTALDEMERYCGVRPRGMWPAEGSISERALRVFETEGLDWVATDQGVLANSWRKAGAAAPAAAHFQPYRWGGSGAPAVFFRDTGLSDNLGFRYQSWPAADAVADLLYHLDGIRHELPADGEYLVPLILDGENPWECYPDNGIDFLQRLYAGIADADHLAWTTFSEFLDRDGVDPAILPSVCAGSWIRGDFTTWIGHPEKNRGWEYLAGVRADFERKLAEAGALIDVKLADGTTVTAPDPARVGPGGRDALSRAMTALANAESSDWLWWYGDDNPTDFGREFDALFRRHLANVSTLLGDDPDPSLAVPVPGRGGQA